The Rosa rugosa chromosome 1, drRosRugo1.1, whole genome shotgun sequence genomic sequence CTGAGATTCAATGAAGCAGTAAGGGACCAATTTGGTGTTTGGCATGTTTGTTACTCAATGCACTCGTCCAGGGATGAATTAGAGTGGGCTCTGCAGCTTCTATTACCTAAATGGGTTGTTTCAACCACCCCCAGTTGCAGGGCTATGGAGCTGAATTATGTTAAGAAGCACTGTTTGACCTCTCGAATATCTCCGACTGATCCTCTTTGGAAACTTCTAGACATTAGTATGGAACCTTCTTCAGTTGCAGAAGTATCAATTGATTGTGGGGGATCTCCAGTGTCTGAAGAGCTCAATCAAAGTCCTGCAGATTCTCAATTGCAACTGATAAGTAAATCTGCTTCCCCGAAAAAGTTCTTCAGTTTCTCTCGTCCTAGGAAAAGACCGTTTGTCACATTATTTGGTAGAGCTAGGTTTGGTTTCCAAGAATTGGCTATTCAGCACAAAGAGGCAAAAATTTTATACCTAAAAGATAAACCTTTTCAAGAAGTGGGCAACAGAGTTGGAGCAAATTTGTCTGGTGAGGGGGAAGAAAACAGTGAACACAGATGCTGCAGCAAGAATTTGGTGAAAAAGGTAGAGGAAAATGCTAATGAATTACAATGTGAAAAGCCAGGGGAGAGAAAGTCTGAACTGGAGCATGTACAACTCACTTCATGGGATGAACGTAATCAGAAGTATGAGCTGGAAAAGAAAAGACCAATTGAACCAGAAGCTCAAAATGTTTCTTGTTCTTTGATTGGGTCGTCAAAGTGCTTCAATGAAAGATTCAGAAAATTATACAGGTCAATGAATGTGGCTGTGCCTCAGCCGCTTCCTTCTCTAGTCGAACTTATGAATGCCCGCAAGCGTGCTAAGAGGAGAGTTGATTTCTCTTCTTTTAATTAAGTCACAAGTCCAGTCTCTGATTATCAGACTGGCAAGAAAAGAACAGTATAGTTGTATAGCACATATTTATGTTTCCCGTCGGCCAGATGAAGATAGTTATTGTGGTGGGTATGGAGAAAGATACACCAGTTGGGTGCCCTGGTTATAGAAATTGCAGAATAAGAGATTTGCCTGTTGTAAAAGTTCATGGCATAGCCGCACCATATAGGACATGAAATTTTACAGCAGTTAATTTATGTCCAATTGTGCAAGTCAAAACATGACTTGTAATAATTAAATATTCAAAATTGTAGCATTGGATGGTTAATGTCATTGCAAGAGCCGATTCATTATCACATAGATATGGTCTTCATATCTGTTcaaatattttgtaatttaaatGAGAAAGGAagtcttttcttcttcaactgaTCAGTGTTCTTGGTCTGCTTGACTGCTCAATTAAATCCAttacattgattttttttttttcacagaaTTACAACAAACATTGCAAAATGGTGATAAGgctataattttcttttttgacaaATGTACAGAAAGGTTTCAGATGTTGAGTTCTAGTATTCCTCAGCATTGTCAAGTCATTACGATCCTCTCCTCCTGCATTTGAAGCCTTCCTTGCCTGCCTGCTTGTATCACAATCTCTCATAATCGAGTTTCTCTGACTGCAAGAGAAGACAGAAGTCAACTACAAGATCAATCTGAAATGTGCCAAGCAGAAAGCCTAAAGGACAATGATGAATCTCAAATACAAATGTTTAACTAAGTAGTTACTTATTTAATAAGCATGATTGGGAATGAGAACAGTTGAGATTTAATGAGCTCAAGCTTGATCAGAGTTTGAAGCCTGAGCATCATTGTGATCGACGTTAAGAAGAGTCATCGAGTAAGTACCTTGATGAGCATGTCTGTTGGAAGCCATGCCGGTGCAGTAGGTACCCCAACCCATGCTATCTATTAACATATATAGGTTTACATAGTTGCTGTTTATTCAACTACATCTGCAGTTACTGCAAAATGAATGAAAAGGCATTGAAGCCAGACGGAATTGAA encodes the following:
- the LOC133724557 gene encoding DNA ligase 6 — its product is MSIEMPKGLPFSVDTWSPSSKRKRHHFLTHAHKDHSIGISSHFSYPIYSTHLTKTLLLQHYPKLDESLFRGIEVGQSVVIDDPDGVFTVTAFNANHCPGAVMFLFEGDFGNVLHTGDCRLTPEYLQRLPDKYLGKKGKKPRCQLNYVFLDCTFGKYYQSFPSKHSAIQQVINCIWKHPDATEVYLACDLLGQEEILVDVSRTFGSKIYVDKVSNPEYFDALTVIAPEIISQDPSSRFQVLDAFPKLNERAKAKLAEAHVNLKPEPLIIRPSAQWYACEVELIDNESQRKLRFNEAVRDQFGVWHVCYSMHSSRDELEWALQLLLPKWVVSTTPSCRAMELNYVKKHCLTSRISPTDPLWKLLDISMEPSSVAEVSIDCGGSPVSEELNQSPADSQLQLISKSASPKKFFSFSRPRKRPFVTLFGRARFGFQELAIQHKEAKILYLKDKPFQEVGNRVGANLSGEGEENSEHRCCSKNLVKKVEENANELQCEKPGERKSELEHVQLTSWDERNQKYELEKKRPIEPEAQNVSCSLIGSSKCFNERFRKLYRSMNVAVPQPLPSLVELMNARKRAKRRVDFSSFN